In Brassica napus cultivar Da-Ae chromosome A3, Da-Ae, whole genome shotgun sequence, the sequence aGCTGAGTGCAGGAAAACTTACTCTGAGAAGCTTGTACAATTGCTCCATGTGAGAACTTAAATTATGATGAAATATAAGCGGGTCTCCGAGACAGAGAAGAAGAGTCACAAGCGGAAAGCAAACCTATTTGCCCAATTAGCCATGTTAACGACTGAAATCATAAGGAAAACATGATTAAGTAATATTACATCAGAATGACGTACACCAAGATGTTTGCTCTGTTTCTCCATCCAATGGATTAGCTGCACTCTAATGCGTCCAACAGCCTCATACCAGAGTGTCAGCGCAGGCTCTGCAACTGAAGGAGGCCACTGGCTTTTGCCACCATCCGAAAGTGGCGCCAGGATGTTAGAAAGCATATTACAAAGCGCATGATGAAGCTCACTTTTACGTTTGTGTGGAGCGCGGTTAAGAGGGTTTGCTTTAGCTACAAAGGAGGCAGACGCATTTAGCCCACCCTCACTCTTAACCTGGAAATAAACGTAATGTCACGTTCGCGTCCTGATGCCTGCCTTTTTAAAGATAAGAGACATACCCCAAGCTTTAAGTATCGCATTCCATTAATGATGCTGAGAGTTTCACTTCTAGCAATACTTGTGTCAATCCGGCGGGTATTGAGTTCCATGAAAAACCGCTCAGTGACAGAGCTGAATCTGTTAGTAAACAATCATAATAATAAAAGGATTAGAGTCGTTGAGGTTGCGGCTTAAAATTGAATCGTTAACAACAAACATTACAAATGAAATACCTAATACGGGATAGTGCGCCCAAGAGTTGAGCAACCAAGTCAAGAAGAAGACCCCTCAAGTCGACCAGGGATGGGTATTCTACTTGGCTAACAATCCTGAAACAGAGGAGCACCAAGAGGCAGAACTTAAGAAATTTAGCTCTTGTCATCTCGAAAAAGGCACGCCAAAGGATAAAAGCATATTGATTAACGAATCATATAAAATTCAACAGCTTCAGATTCTGAAATCACTACCTGTCGGCGTTAATTAGccaatcaaaaacaaaattctcAAGTCCAGACCATAGCTCCTCTGCCATTCACgcaaaatgattattttttcctttagcAATGCAGTACACACATTTTCTTGGAAAAAAACTGAATAGAGAAACAAACAAACCGTTGAGCCCTTCCTGCGGGCAGCACTCCGCAAAGCGAATACAAGCTGAGCAGAAGATGCACTCAACAGCCAGCTGATTCCAGGACCGTGAAAACCATATATCAGAAAAATGAAAACCGAATTCGAAAACTTATTAGTTAAAACCATGAATACTAGTGTTCTTAAAGAGAGGTAAGAGTAAAACAGGCTGGTCAGTTGGATCCAGAGCATATACTTTTTGTGAAAAGCGAAAAGAAAATACCTTTCTCTGGAAAGCCGATGCATCATTTGCACCTTTGGGTGATTCACTGCAAGACAGATACAAGccacacagaaaaaaaaaatattaataatggtCCAGAGAATTAGCTGTGTCCCAATCATAGATTTTCATCTACTCAATAAATCACCTATATGAagagaaatacaaatatatgatataatgcACCAACGACTCAAGTTAAGAAATGTAAGATGCACAAACTCATAGCATGTGGGAGATAAGTATTTTATTTGAACAAGAGTCGAGTACAATCTCATTGTTAAGagtgagagaaaaaaaaggaatcaaAGCTACACACCTTTCCCTCCACTTGAGTAGAGCTTCAATAAGAGGAACAGGTGTGTGACGCGCAATCATAGCCAATGAATCAAGCACCTGCTCATAAGCAGGATCTGATGGACGAAGATACTTTCCATTCTGCAAAAACACCATCACACACAAGAAGCATATCACTACCAAAGAAAACGTACATTAGACTATCTACGAAACGCATTTCCTCCACCACAAGTTCTCTTTATACCCAATTCCATTAAACCCTACTCAAATACTAAGCTTCAACCATCCCAATTAAGCAGAAATGAACGCCTTAAAGCAGTAAAAACGCAGATTCCAAAAGGAGACGACGAACCTGAGCCTGAGCAGTATCGATTCGCTGCCTTGCGAGAGGGAGGAACCGCTGAAGCAGCGCCTCCACTATCAATTTCGCAGCACTCCCTGACTTCATCACTTTCGACATGAATAGACCCGAATCGAACGGGAAACGAGACTGAAATTCGCGGAATCAAATCAGCAAACACCAACGGAGAAGACGACCACGAATCACGAAACCATTCTAGGGCTCAATTCGATGCCGCGGCAAAGAGAATCGCTTTGGAAATTTCTTTGATCCATTCGACGACGAGCTCGTCTCCCTCGCTTAGAAAATCGCTTATAAATAGTTCGAATATAATAATCATCATGCACGACCGGCTAGAAAGGCCTCTACTACGGCCCATAGCAAAAAGGCTTCAAGAACTTATCTAACCCAGCccaattcaaaattattaacaaatatttatttttatttgactaTTTCAGATATTCAAACAACTTTTTAGTGGTACCCAATTATTTCTCAGAGGCAAACAAAAAAAGGTGGAACCCAATTAcaatccaaaatataataaacttGCAGTAGAATATAAGATTTGGATTTTTGTATGAATAATATATCTTGTTTTTGCATCTTTCTGTCAAATAATATCACTTAGATTTAGTCCAATTTTCTTTTCTCAGCAGTCCAATTATATCTTTGTATTATCTTCTAAACCAAAACTAGACTAAAATCTGGTTTTATTAGTACGCGTCCATTAGTGGGGTTCACCTATTTTGTATCCAAGGATGATTACGCTCTCTCCGAGTTTTACATTTTCATCCTCTGAACTTCTAATATATTACAAATTAACCCCTTTACTTCTGTTTGTGATTAACAAGCCCAAATTTTGTTTCCTTCCTCGGAATCTGCAGATGCAGAAATGAGAATTGTATTaggcctctctctctcaacgCTGCTCTCGAGAAAACCCAGCTGTCACTGGATCCCAAAGGACGAACCTTGTTGCATAATACATCTAGAGGTAAATTTACCGATCGAAAGTTCGAATCTTTGCTTTAACTCCAGTCTAGCTGATTGCTTGGCTCTTATCCATTTTGAGCTCCTTTGCAGGCTTATTGTTCGAAGATCTGATGCTCTCTACTCGTTCGTTGTTTCGCCGATGATCTTCCTGAGGATCTCTAAGTCATCTATCTAAAACCGTGTTAGAAAAGCACATGTTTTTAGCGTTTGAGATTTGAATGGAACGTCTCGGGTTTTGGGGATTGCTGATGGGTAGTGTTGAAAAGTCATCAGATTCTCGAAAGTTGGTTACTTGCTCGAAGAATCGAGACGAAgagagtagtagtagtagtagttcaGCTTCACCGTTGAAGCGTTCTTTGTCGAGGAACACGAGCCCCTCTAGGCAGATAGTTGTCAAGACGAAGCCTCGCGGTCTAGAGGAGGAAACAGTAGCTTCGTTTGGTAAACAAGTTGTTGCTGCTGAtgtgcctatggaggaaagcaTATGGGCAATGCTTCCTGAGGATCTGCTGAACGAGATCTTAGCTAGGCTGCCGCCGTTTATGATATTTAGAATCCGTTCCGTTTGTAAAAAATGGAACTTGATTCTTCAGGACAACAGTTTCCTCAAGTTTCACTCGAACGTGTCCTCTCACGGGCCTTGTCTTCTCACGTTTTGGAAGAACTCGCCTCAGGTTCCGCAGTGCTCGGTGTTCAGCTTGCCGTTGAAGACGTGGTACAAAGTCCCTTTCACGTTTTTGCCGTCGTGGGCGTTTTGGCTGGTTGGATCTTCGGGTGGTCTCGTTTGCTTTTCGGGGCTCGATGGTTTGACTTTCAGAACTTTGGTGTGCAATCCGTTGATGCAGAGCTGGAGGATTCTCCCGAGCATGCACTATAACCAGCAGAGGCAGCTGATTATGGTCGTAGACCGTTCTGAAAAGTCGTTTAAAGTCATAGCCACAAGTGATATCTACGGCGATAAGTCGCTTCCTACCGAAGTTTATGATTCCAAAACTGACAAATGGTCTTTGCATCAGATAATGCCTGCGGTGAACTTATGCTCTTCGAAGATGGCTTATTGTGATTCCCGTTTATATC encodes:
- the LOC106432089 gene encoding F-box/kelch-repeat protein At5g15710, whose protein sequence is MERLGFWGLLMGSVEKSSDSRKLVTCSKNRDEESSSSSSSASPLKRSLSRNTSPSRQIVVKTKPRGLEEETVASFGKQVVAADVPMEESIWAMLPEDLLNEILARLPPFMIFRIRSVCKKWNLILQDNSFLKFHSNVSSHGPCLLTFWKNSPQVPQCSVFSLPLKTWYKVPFTFLPSWAFWLVGSSGGLVCFSGLDGLTFRTLVCNPLMQSWRILPSMHYNQQRQLIMVVDRSEKSFKVIATSDIYGDKSLPTEVYDSKTDKWSLHQIMPAVNLCSSKMAYCDSRLYLETLSPLGLMMYRLDTGQWEHIPAKFPRSLLDGYLVAGTQKRLFLVGRIGLYSTLQSMRIWELDHTKVSWVEISRMPPKYFRALLRLSAERFECFGQDNLICFTSWNQGKGLLYNVDKKIWSWISGCALQSCNSQVCFYEPRFDASVN